The Oryzias melastigma strain HK-1 linkage group LG6, ASM292280v2, whole genome shotgun sequence genome includes a window with the following:
- the wdr61 gene encoding WD repeat-containing protein 61: MSTQYSILFKQEHAHDDAIWTAAWGRSAADGSETIVTGSLDDMVKVWKWSDEKLELQWTLEGHQLGVVSVDISHNGAIAASSSLDAHIRLWDLESGKQIKSMDAGPVDAWSVAFSPDSKYIATGSHHGKVNIFGVESGKKEHSLDTRGKFILSIAYSPDGKYLASGAIDGIINIFDIATGKLLHTLEGHAMPIRSLTFSPDSQLLVTASDDGYIKIYDVQHANLAGTLSGHGSWVLNVAFSPDDTHFVSSSSDKSVKVWDASSRACINTFFDHQDQVWSVKYNSTGSKIISAGDDRAIHIYDCPM, from the exons ATGAGCACTCAA TACAGCATTCTGTTTAAACAAGAGCACG CTCACGATGACGCCATCTGGACGGCAGCGTGGGGCAGGAGTGCGGCAGACGGCTCAGAAACCATCGTCACGGGCTCACTGGATGATATGGTGAAAGTCTGGAAATG GTCAGATGAGAAGCTGGAGCTGCAGTGGACCCTTGAAGGCCACCAGCTGGGCGTGGTCTCAGTGGACATCAGCCACAATGGTGCCATCGCCGCCTCCAGCTCCCTCGACGCGCACATCCGCCTCTGGgacctggaatctggaaaacaGATCAAGTCTATGGATGCAGGACCAG TTGATGCATGGTCGGTGGCCTTTTCTCCGGACTCTAAATACATCGCCACCGGCAGCCATCATGGCAAAGTCAACATCTTTGGTGTGGAAAGTGGCAAGAAGGAGCATTCCCTGGACACCCGAGGAAAATTCATTTTGAGCATAGCTTAT AGTCCAGATGGAAAGTATCTGGCTAGTGGAGCCATCGATGGGATCATCAACATCTTCGATATCGCCACAGGAAAGCTGCTCCACACGCTGGAAG GTCACGCCATGCCCATCAGGTCTCTGACCTTCTCCCCGGACTCTCAGCTGTTGGTCACGGCCTCAGATGACGGCTACATCAAAATCTATGACGT ACAACACGCTAACTTGGCCGGCACGCTGAGTGGACACGGTTCCTGGGTCCTGAATGTGGCCTTCTCCCCTGACGACACCCACTTTGTCTCCAG CTCGTCTGACAAGAGCGTGAAGGTTTGGGACGCCAGCTCCAGAGCCTGCATCAACACCTTCTTCGACCACCAGGATCAG GTGTGGAGCGTGAAGTACAACAGCACCGGCTCAAAGATCATCTCAGCTGGCGACGACCGCGCCATCCACATCTACGACTGCCCCATGTGA
- the slc25a44a gene encoding solute carrier family 25 member 44a isoform X2, translating to MLQKGPIQIIEWEDLDKRKFYSLGVFMTFTSRATAYPASLIRTRLQVQKGKAVYAGTFDAFFKILRAEGVRGLYRGFMVNSFTLVSGQAYVTTYELVRKFVSHYSPSNTVKSLVAGGAASLVAQTITVPIDVVSQHLMMQGCHSVSQLSRFKVKPKMVLAAAKSKPTFGQAWDLTVQIFAADGLRGFYRGYVASLLTYIPSSALWWPFYHFYAEQLTLLAPSEWPHLLLQALAGPMAGATAYTITNPLDVIRARVQVEGRSSIIETFKQLLAEEGAGIMTKGLSARIISSLPTSVLLVVGYETLKKLSLRDELIESRHW from the exons ATGCTGCAGAAAGGTCCCATCCAGATCATCGAGTGGGAGGACCTGGACAAGAGGAAGTTCTACTCCCTGGGCGTGTTCATGACCTTCACCTCCAGGGCCACGGCCTACCCAGCCAGCCTGATCCGCACCCGCCTGCAGGTGCAGAAGGGGAAGGCCGTGTACGCCGGCACTTTTGATGCCTTCTTTAAGATCCTGCGAGCGGAGGGCGTCCGCGGCCTCTACCGCGGCTTCATGGTCAACTCCTTCACCCTGGTGTCCGGACAGGCGTACGTCACCACCTACGAACTGGTGCGCAAGTTCGTGTCCCATTACTCGCCCAGCAACACTGTGAAGTCCCTGGTGGCGGGGGGCGCCGCGTCCCTGGTGGCCCAGACCATCACCGTGCCGATCGACGTGGTCTCCCAGCACCTGATGATGCAAGGCTGCCACAGCGTGTCGCAGCTGTCCCGCTTCAAGGTCAAACCCAAAATGGTGCTCGCCGCTGCCAAGAGCAAGCCAACTTTTGGGCAGGCGTGGGACCTGACGGTGCAGATCTTTGCAGCCGATGGGCTGAGGGGGTTCTACCGGGGCTATGTGGCATCGCTGCTCACCTACATCCCCAGCAGCGCCCTCTGGTGGCCGTTCTATCACTTTTATGCAG AACAGCTGACTTTGTTAGCGCCGAGCGAGTGGCCTCACCTGCTCCTGCAGGCTCTGGCCGGACCAATGGCAGGGGCGACCGCCTACACCATCACCAATCCTCTGGATGTTATCCGTGCTCGAGTACAG GTGGAGGGACGATCGTCCATCATAGAAACATTCAAGCAGCTGCTGGCGGAGGAGGGCGCCGGGATCATGACCAAGGGGCTGTCCGCCCGCATCATCTCCTCCCTCCCCACGTCGGTGCTCCTGGTGGTTGGGTACGAGACGCTGAAGAAGCTGAGCCTGCGCGACGAGCTGATCGAGTCCAGACATTGGTGA
- the slc25a44a gene encoding solute carrier family 25 member 44a isoform X1, whose translation MLQKGPIQIIEWEDLDKRKFYSLGVFMTFTSRATAYPASLIRTRLQVQKGKAVYAGTFDAFFKILRAEGVRGLYRGFMVNSFTLVSGQAYVTTYELVRKFVSHYSPSNTVKSLVAGGAASLVAQTITVPIDVVSQHLMMQGCHSVSQLSRFKVKPKMVLAAAKSKPTFGQAWDLTVQIFAADGLRGFYRGYVASLLTYIPSSALWWPFYHFYAADFVSAERVASPAPAGSGRTNGRGDRLHHHQSSGCYPCSSTGGGTIVHHRNIQAAAGGGGRRDHDQGAVRPHHLLPPHVGAPGGWVRDAEEAEPARRADRVQTLVKVRERDQDSASQQAPPPHPCVDLRRYILEVLLHRSTGTSQRPTF comes from the exons ATGCTGCAGAAAGGTCCCATCCAGATCATCGAGTGGGAGGACCTGGACAAGAGGAAGTTCTACTCCCTGGGCGTGTTCATGACCTTCACCTCCAGGGCCACGGCCTACCCAGCCAGCCTGATCCGCACCCGCCTGCAGGTGCAGAAGGGGAAGGCCGTGTACGCCGGCACTTTTGATGCCTTCTTTAAGATCCTGCGAGCGGAGGGCGTCCGCGGCCTCTACCGCGGCTTCATGGTCAACTCCTTCACCCTGGTGTCCGGACAGGCGTACGTCACCACCTACGAACTGGTGCGCAAGTTCGTGTCCCATTACTCGCCCAGCAACACTGTGAAGTCCCTGGTGGCGGGGGGCGCCGCGTCCCTGGTGGCCCAGACCATCACCGTGCCGATCGACGTGGTCTCCCAGCACCTGATGATGCAAGGCTGCCACAGCGTGTCGCAGCTGTCCCGCTTCAAGGTCAAACCCAAAATGGTGCTCGCCGCTGCCAAGAGCAAGCCAACTTTTGGGCAGGCGTGGGACCTGACGGTGCAGATCTTTGCAGCCGATGGGCTGAGGGGGTTCTACCGGGGCTATGTGGCATCGCTGCTCACCTACATCCCCAGCAGCGCCCTCTGGTGGCCGTTCTATCACTTTTATGCAG CTGACTTTGTTAGCGCCGAGCGAGTGGCCTCACCTGCTCCTGCAGGCTCTGGCCGGACCAATGGCAGGGGCGACCGCCTACACCATCACCAATCCTCTGGATGTTATCCGTGCTCGAGTACAG GTGGAGGGACGATCGTCCATCATAGAAACATTCAAGCAGCTGCTGGCGGAGGAGGGCGCCGGGATCATGACCAAGGGGCTGTCCGCCCGCATCATCTCCTCCCTCCCCACGTCGGTGCTCCTGGTGGTTGGGTACGAGACGCTGAAGAAGCTGAGCCTGCGCGACGAGCTGATCGAGTCCAGACATTGGTGAAAGTCCGAGAGAGGGACCAGGACTCCGCCTCTCAGCAGGCTCCACCCCCACATCCGTGTGTGGATCTGCGTCGGTACATTTTAGAGGTGCTGCTCCATCGCTCCACTGGAACTTCACAAAGACCCACATTTTGA